In Actinomycetota bacterium, the genomic window CCGTAGTAGGGCCCGATCGGCTTGGTGGGATGCGCGAATGCGGGGTCGTCCCGGTTCACCCTGGTGAGCGTGAGGATGGTGGCGACGGGGCGCTCCATCCCACGTTCGTAGAAGACGTCCCCCACCGTGGTCTGGAGCAGGTAGCCGATCTGGCCCTGGCTCTCGGCCCCGCAGATGTCGAGCGGCATCGGAGCGACGAAGCCTCTGGCCGCCTCCTGCTGGAGCAGGATCCGGCCGACCTGGGGCCCGTTGCCGTGGGTGACCACGACCTCCCAGCCCGCGGCGGCGATGTCCGCGATGCGTTCCGCGGCGAAGCGTGCGGAGCGCCGCATGTTCTCGGCGGTGTCCTCCTGGCCCCGCCGCAGCAGGGCGTTGCCCCCCAGGGCGATCACGACCCTGGTCACGCGGTCACCCAGCGAGCAGGGGCGCCAGCACGTCGCGGATGGTGGGCGATCCGGGCTCCTCCTGGAGGTCGTAGGTCACGCGGACGGCGGGCTTGGAGATCGACACGAGCGCCCGCAGGTCGATCGGCGTCGCGATCACCACCAGGTCGCAGTCCGCCGCGTCGATCGTGCGCTGCATCTCCGCGAGCTGCTCCGCCGAGTACCCCATGGCCGGAAGCACCGGGCCGACGTCGTAGGTCTTGTAGACCTCCTTCAGCGATCCCAGGGCGTAGGGGCGCGGGTCGACGACCTCGGCCCCGCCCCGCCGGGCCGCCACCACGCCGGCGCCGTACTTCATCTCGCCGTGGGTCAGCGTGGGGCCGTCCTCCACCACCAGCACCCGTTTCCCGGCGAGCTCCTCCGGGCGGTCCACGGTCAGCGGGCTGGCCGCGTGGATCACCGTGGCCCCCGGGTTCACCGACCGGATGCTCCCCTCCACCGCCTCGATCTGCTCCGGCGTGGCCGAGTCGACCTTGTTGATCACGACCACGCTGGCCATGCGGAGGTTGGCCTCGCCGGGGTGGTATGTCGTCTCGTGGCCGGCCCGCAGGGGGTCCACCACCACGATGTGGATGTCGGGGCGGTAGAAAGGGAGGTCGTTGTTCCCGCCGTCCCACAGCAGCACATCGCACTCCTGCTGGGCCCGCTCCAGGATGTCGGCGTAGTCCACGCCCGCGTACACCACGATGCCGGCCTTGAGGTGGTGCTCGTACTCCTCGCGCTCCTCGATGGTGGTGTTGGCCGCCTCGAGGTCGTCGAAGGACGCGAACCGCTGGACCCGCTGGGCGACCAGGTCGCCGTAGGGCATGGGATGGCGCACCACGACCGGCGTCTTCCCCGCGTCCCGGAGGACCTCGGCCACCTTGCGGGTGGTCTGGCTCTTGCCGGAGCCGGTGCGCACCGCGCAGACGGCGACCACCGGGACCGTGGCGTCCAGCATGGTCGCGCTCGGCCCCAACAGCACGAAGTTCGCCCCGGCCGCGAGCACCTCGCTCGCCCGGTGCATGACGTATTCGTGCGAGATGTCGGAGTAGGCGAACACGACGTCGTCGACCCCCAGCTCCCGGATCAGCGAGGCGAGCTCGCGCTCCAGGTGGATCTTCACTCCCCGGGGGTAGTGGGGACCGGCCAGCTCCGCGGGATAGGTCCGGTCGGCGATGTAGGGAATCTGGGTCGCCGTGAAGGCCACGACCTCCGTGTCGGGGTCGTCCCGGTACACCACGTTGAAGTTGTGGAAGTCGCGTCCGGCCGCACCCATGATGAGCACTCGTCGGGGCATGCGATCTGGTTCCTTTCTCATCCAGCGGGCTGCCGCGCCCGCGACCGGCGGTCGTGGCGCAGTGGAGGGTATCGGACCAAGCGCTTCGGCGTCCGGGAAGCGTTACGACCGGGTGGCCATGGCCGCCCGGGCGATGACCTCGACCCGGTCGGGTGGGCCCGCGGGGACCAGGACGGTCCACGTCGCGCCGGCGTCCGCGAGGTCGCGCAGGAACGCGGAGAACCGTTCCGCGCCGCCTACCCACAGGCCGTCGTCTGGCATGCCCTTGGACCGCCTGGTCTCGGCCAGGCGGTGGGCTTCCCCTTCGTCCTCCCCCACCAGCGCGATGCCCGCCCACGTGGGCTCGGCCCGGCGCCCGGCGGCCTCCGCCTCGGCGGCCAGCACCCCGGCCTTCCGGGCGAACTCCTCGGGCCCGATCCCCCAGCCGTTCCAGCCGTCGGCGATCCGGCCGGCCAGACGGATCACCGCGTCGGCCTGTGCCCCCAGCCACACGGGTGGGCCCCCTTCGCGGTGGGGCGGCGGCACCACGGGGCCGGCCGTGGGCGGGACGTGGCGGCCGCCCTCCCACGGCACCCCGCCGAGCAGCGCCTTCACGGCGCGCACCGTCTCCTCCAGGTGGACCCGTCGTTCCGTCTTGTCCAGGGAGCGAAGGCCGAACGCCCGGTGCTCGGGCTCGTCGATGGGGTCGCCCGTGCCGATCCCGAGGACCATCCGGCCCCCGGACATCCGGTCCAGGTCGGCCGCCATCCTCGCCAGCAGGCCGGCCGGGCGGAGCTGGGCCCGGGTGACCAGGCTTCCCATGGCAAGGCGGGACGTCGAGACGGCGATGGCGGCGAGCGTCGTGAACAGCTCCAGCGAGGGTCGGTCCGGCGCGGCTCCCGGCGGGAAGAAGTGGTCGAACCCGAACACCCCGTCGTAGCCGAGCTCCTCGGCGCGGTGGGCGAACGACAGCACCCGCTCGGGATTCCCGGAGAACATCGGAAGGACCAGCCCCAGCTTCAGGGCGCCCCCCTTCCCACCCCCACCAGCTCGTCCAGCGCGAGCAGGGCCGCCCCCACCGCTCCGGCGTCGTTGCCCATCTGGGCCGCCACCAGCGGCACCTTCGGCCGGTGATCGGGTGCCTCGATGGTCCGCTGGAACACCTCCCGGGCCGGGCCCAGGAGCAGCTCACCGGCGGCCACGGCCCCGCCGCCCACCACCACGACCTCGGTGTCGAGGATGTTCACCAGGCCGGCGATGCCCTCGCCCAGGCGCCCTCCCACCTGGGCCAGGATACCGACCGCAACGGGGTCTCCGCGCAAGGCCGCGCCGGTGACGACGAGCCCGCTCACCTGGGCCGGGTCACCGCCGGCCATGGTGGCCAGGAGGGAGCCGGGGTCCCGGGCGGCCGCTTCTCGCCCCAGGCGGCCGATGGCCCGCCCGGAGGCGACCTGCTCCCAGCAGCCGCGGTTCCCGCAGCCGCACAGCGGCCCGCCCGGCTCCACGATGAAGTGGCCGATCTCGGCGGCGAACCCGTGCGAGCCTCGGAGCATCCGGCCGCCGGAGACGATCCCGCCGCCGATGCCGGTTCCCACCGTGACCAGCAGCATGTCGGTGGAGCCCCGGCCGGCGCCCATCCGGAACTCCGCCCACGCCGCCACGTTCGCGTCGTTGTCCACCTGGCACGGCAGGCCGGTGGCCCGCTCCAGCCTGGCCTTCAGGGGGAGGTCCCGAAACGGCAGGTTCGGCGCGAACCGCAGGATCCCGGTGGCGAACTCCACCAGGCCGGGGACCCCCACGCCGACCACGGAGACGCCCGGCCGGATCACCGCCGCGGCCGCCGACTCCACCGCGGCCAGGACGGCCTCCGCCGAATCTCCCACCGGCGTCGGCTCCTGGACCCGTTCGAGGATCGCGCCCTCCGGCCCCACCCGCATGGCGGCGATCTTCGTGCCGCCGACGTCCACCCCCACCGCCTCGGACACCCTCGCCCCTTCCCGGCGCTCAGTAGCGCAGGAGGGCGCCGATGCCCCCCGATTCGCTGAACGGGCCGTCCAGCGTCACGGCCTCCACCCGGCAGCCCTGGCGCACGGCCATGGCCACGGCCGCCTCCACCACGTCCTCGACGGGATGGACCCTGGCCGCCCCGCACCCCCGGCACGTGCCGCCCGAGACCGCCAGCCGTCCGCACGCCGGGCACTCGAACCCGGGGGCCGACAGGTCGAACCGAACCAGCAGCGTCTCGGCCCGCCCCTCCGCCAGAGCCCGGAGCGTCGACGCGAGCCCGGTCACGGCCGCCCGGCCGGCCGCCGATTCGGCCAGCAGCCGGTCCAGGCTGCTCCGGACCCGCTCCCGCTCCATCTCCTCCTCGAGCTCCAGCGAGCGCGCCAGGACCTCCGCCGTCGTCGCCGTCACCGGCAGGTTCACCCGATCCCGGACCAGTCGGCGCAGGTAGTCGTGGAGGTCCCGCTCGAGCTCCGCCACGACCTCCTCCGGCCCGCCCAGGATCAGGTGGTCGAACTTCCGCCGCTGGTAGAAGCGGAACATCACCTCCGCGGTTCGCTTGAGGTGGCGCTGGCGGTGCTCGTCGATGTGGCGCTGGTACCGGGCCTGGGACCAGCCGCCCTGGTCGTGGCGGCCGGGGACGTCGTCGAGGAGGTCGGACTGCTCCTCGATCCTCCCCAGCTCGGCCAGGAAGATCCGGGCCTTCTCGCTGTCCACAAGGACGGTGGCGAACGACTCGTACGTGTCGAGCAGCATCTCCAGCTGGAGGAGGTCCGGGTGCGGGGAGACCACCACCCGGTCCAGGACCGGCCGGGGCAGGGGGATGTCCTCCCACAGGCCGGCCCGGGACGCCGAGAACAACGCCAGCCCCCGGGTCGAGCCGCGATCGAACCGTTCCTTCACGAACGTGGAGATCTGGGTGGCGTCCTCCTCCACCGAGCGGGCGGCGTCGCGGGCCATCCCGGCGGCACGGTCCCTGACCCGGCGAAGCAGGTCGTCGAGACGGATCTCGTAGTCGACGCGACGGGGGTACAGCCGCCCGTCCACCGAGAGATAGACGCTCGTGACGGGGACGTCTCCTGGAGTCCATTCGGCCAGCTTGCGGACGAAGGCGCGGTCGAGCTCAGCCATCGATCAACCCCTTCCTCGGTCGGCCCACGGGGCGCGTGGTGCCGGCCGACCACTGGTCACTCGATCGTGATCCTCTCCAGCGGAGATTCCCTTCCCAGGCCCTCCACACGCGCGTCCACGACCGCTTTCACCGCCATGAGCAGCTCGGCCCCCGCTCGCATGAGGTGCTCAACGGCCTCGGGCCGGACCCCCTCCGCGAAGGTGAGGGCCATCCCCACCGGGCAGAACCCCACCGGGCACACCGCCGGGCGGGGGGGCGGCATCTCCGGCGTGGCGCCACCGGAGCGCCGAGACCCTCCGGTCCGGCCGGACGGCTCGGAGCGGTCTCCGGCCCGGCTGGAGCGGTCTCCGGCCCGGGAACGGGACTCAGGCATGGGTTCCTCCCTGTCTGGCCGCGCCGGCCTGGGCCGGCCGCGGCTCGCGTGAGAATCGGACCTCCAGCCGGTCCTCGACGAAACTCGCCTCCCGGACGGACAGGCGCTGGAGGATCTGGGGCAGGACCAGGTTGCGCTTGTACGAGCCCACCCGCACGAACAGCTCGTCGCCCCGCCGGTGGACGTCCAGGTCGTCGCGAGAGACGAACGGCAGCCGCATGGACAGCACGTAGGAGGGCCCGCGCTTGCGGACGCGGATGGGGTCTTCCCGGTGCATGATCTCGGTGACGTCGCGGTCCCCGTAGACCTCCTCCCCCATTCGCCCCAGCAGCTCCAGCCCCACCATCTCCCGGTCGAACAGCCGGGCCGTGAGGATGGGCAGTGGCTCGAAGGACTCCCGCACGGTGGCCAGGTGCTCGGCCTGGATGTCCTTCCATTTCCCGAAGTAGGGGTCCTCGACCTCGTCGGGGATGATCCGGTTCACCACCACGGCGTCGACCCGATATCCGAACAGGCTGAGGTACGTGTAGGTCCGGCGGGCCTCGGCGATCACCATCTTCTCCGGGTTCAGCACCAGCCGGACCGAGGAGGTCTTCTCGTCGGTGAGGATGCGCCGGACGGATTCGAGGTTGCGGTGCAGCCGCTCCACCGAGTCGAAGAAGCGGTCCTCGGCGATGGGCAGCGAGGTGATCTTCGTGACCAGCGGACGGAGCGTCTTCACGACGCGGCGCTCCACCGGGAAGATCCGCTCGATGTACCAGTTCATGATCTCGGGCAGGCTGAGGAGCCGGAGCGTCTCCGCGGTGGGCGCGCAGTCCACCACCAGCAGGTCGTGCTTGTCCTGATCCACGTAGCGCTTCACGTCGATGAGCGCGAAGATCTCGTCGAGGCCGGGGATGACCGACAGCTCCTCGGCCTGGATGGTCTCCACCCCCGCCCAGTTCATGAGCGAGATGAAGTACTCCTGTATCTCGCGCCAGTTCGACTCCAGGCGGTCCTGGGCGTCGATCTGCTCGGCCCACAGGTTGGGGGCGAGCTGGACGGGGGCGGACCCGATCTCGACGTCGAACGAGTCGGCCAGCGAGTGGGCCGGGTCCGTGCTCATGACCATTGTCCGGTGCCCCGCCGCGGCGGCCCTCGCGGCCGTGGCCGCGGCCACCGTGGTCTTGCCGACCCCGCCTTTCCCCGTGAACAGCAGGACGCGCATCAGGGCTAGCTTATCCGCTGGCCGCGGGGGCCCGTTTCGGGGATCAGTCGAACTGGACCAGCCGCTGGTCAGCCCTGCTCCACGCGCTTCTTCAGGTTGTCCAAGCCGTTCTTGATGATCTGCTTGTCGGCCTGCTTTTTCAGGAAGCCGGGGAGGGAGATGGCGAGGTCGATGGCCACGCGGTAGGTGACCTTGGTCTCGTCCTCGTCCAGCTCGTCGAGCGCGTACTCCCCCTGGATGTCCTTGACCTTGCCCTGGATCTCCTTGGTGGTCCAGGAGACCCCGCCGTCGTTCGCCGCATAGCTGTATGCCAGCGTGTACGTGAGCTCGCCGATCATGGGCGCGTGGACCTCGAACGCGACCTCGGTGCCGCGGCCCTGCGAGTCCTTCTTCAGCACCTTCGTGGACTTGACCTCGTTCCACTCCGGGTAGGACTCGAAGTCCGTGATGACCGCCATGACGTCGGCGGCCGAGGCCGCGATGGTGGTGTGACCCTCGGTCTTGTCAGCCATGTCCCCCTCCCTTTCTCTCTCCCGGCCTCAGTCCGGGCCGTCGTAGCTCCATCCCCGCCCGTCGGCCCGGAAATGGCCCACGTTCACGAGCGTGGTCGGCCCGATCTGGCCCTGGCTCACCAGGGGCTGGTGCACGTGCCCGAACAGGGCGTACCGGGGCTGGCGCTGCACGATGTACCGAACCAGGGCGGTTGACCCCGGCTCGAACTTCTCCGCAACGACGTCGTAGCAGAACCACGGGATGCGCGGCGGCGGGTGCGTGCCGACGACGTCGACCTCGCCCAGCCCGGCGAGCTTCTCCTCCCACCGCTCCTCCGACACCTCGCCCGGGATCCGAAGAGGGGTGGGGGTCCCGCCTCCGACGATCCCCCACCGGAGCCCGGCCAGCTCGACCACGTCGCCGTCCACGAACCGGATGCCATCGGGGAGCAGGGCCCGGAGCAGGTCCGGGACGTCCGCGTTTCCGAACGTCACCACGGTCCCCGCGGGGAGGGCCGCCAGGACCTGCTCGTACTGGTGGCGAGCCAGCTCTCCGACCCGTGCTCGCACTTCGTGCTCGTCGACCCCGACCGCGAGAATGGCCTCCCTGGCCTCCTCGTACTTGCCGCGGACGCGCAGGGCCGCCGCGGCCGCGACGGGTTCCCGGCCGAAGACCTCGACCAGGATCCCGTCCATCGACCGGTAGTCGATCATGTTCAGCAGGTCGCCCAGCACGACGAGCGTGTCGCACTCCCGCGCCGCCGCCTCGAGGCGGTCGGCCGCCCCGTGGACATCGGAGATCACAGTCACCCGCACGTCAGCGAGTCTGCCGGAACCATCGGGGGCACGCCAATCGATCGATGTGGCTGGGTTGCCGGAGGCTCAGGCAGAGGAGGCAGAGGCCGAGTGACCGGAGCCCCCAGCCGTCGCCCGATCGAGGTTCCTCGGCCGACCCGGCTGACGGGGCCAGCTCTCGATGAAATGGTTCAGGCTGGAGCGTGTCCACACCGGGCCGGCTGCCAGTTCGGCTACCGGCTTCGGGAAGGACCCATTGGTGGCCCGGATCTGGGACACCCGCTGCTTCGAAACGCCAAGGATGTCCGCGATCTCGGAGACACCGACGTACTGTTCGGGCTCCTTGGAAAGCTGGCGCTCGAGCAGGTCTTCCGTCAGGACCTCGGCCTCGACAAGTTCCGCCCCGGCGATCCCAATTTCGCCCAGTGCCTTCTCGAACAACGCCCGGGCCTCGGAGAGGGCCTGCTCGATCGACGCGGCGTCGATACTCATCTGCACCGCCGGACCGCCGGCGAGTCCGCCCCATGCCGCGGCGGCGCCGGCACCTTCGAACTGCCCGAGCCTGTCCGCCAGCCGATCGAGCATGCCCTCCTCAATCGGCGGCCCTGCGGCCGCCAGATGCACGCTGTATGCCTTCGGCATCGTCACCCTTTCCTTGGCGGAGGCCAGGTCAGTCCGCTCCGCCGCATTTGGGCCAGGAAATTCCGAACCGCCCGCACGTCGGATGGGGTCAAGTGCCACACCACCATCGGCCTGGTGGCATCGGGCGGAAGGAACGTGATGCGTCCGCTCTTTCCCACTTTCTCCCGCCAGCCTTGGTCCTTGGCCGCTTTGCGAATCGTCCTGAAGTCCATTCTGCCATCTACCCTTGATCGGCGTCAAGAGATTTGCGTTCGGGCCGGGAGCGCTTGGTTGAGCTGCTTCCTCTCCGCACCAGCGCGCCATCCCTGGGCTATGAGCTTTGGGAGAGCATGGCGGCCCGGTACGACAGGAACCGAGCCATGCGAGTTGCGGCGGCGATTCTGTGTCCCGGTCGCCAATTTCGGCAGCCACAGCTCACGTCGCACTACGCTTGACGACCGATGCCGCTCAGAGCCGTTCTCTTCGACTTCGGCCATACGCTGGTGGACTTCCACCGCACGCAGGACGCGCTCCTGGCAGCGTACGAGCAGGTCCGGGCGCGGATCGAGGCCGCGCTCAACATCGACGCGCCGGAGGTCGGCCACCTGATCGACCGGGTGGCCAACGAGGCCGACCGGCTGGTGGCGCTGTCCTACGCCCAGGGACGGCTGGAGGAGCTCGACATCGTGCAGGTGTTCGACGAGGTCCTGCTGACCACGCTCGGCCTGACCGTGCCGCCGGACGTCGTCTCCCACATCGTGTCGCTCGACCATTCCGCCTACTCGAACACGCTCACCGTGTCCGAGGAGACGCTCGAGACGCTGGCCCGGCTCAAGGAGCGGGGGCTCCTGCTGGGACTGGTTTCCAACGTGGCGCTGCTGCCCCACCTCATGCGGGCCGACCTCGAGTCGCTCGGGATCATGGCCTACATGGACGCCACGACCTTCTCCAGCGAGGTGGGCACCCGCAAGCCCGATCCCAGGATCTTCCGGAAGGTGCTGGACGAGATCGAGGTGGACCCGGCCGACGCCGTCTTCGTCGGAGACCGCCTGCGGGACGATGTGGCCGGCGCGCAGTCGGTGGGGATGCGCGGCGTCCTGACCCGGGAGTTCCGTCAGGAACCGGACGTGCCCGACATCCGCCCGGATGCCGTCATCGAGCGGTTTCCCGAGCTCCCCGGCGCGCTGGACCGGCTGGGGGCCTCAGTGGGGGTGCGTGGCCCGGAGCACCACGATGAACAGTGACCCGACCGACAGGATCACGAGCCCCGCGGTCCCGTACAGCAGGAGGCGGGGCGAAAGGATCGCGCGCTCGCCGGAGGCCCGGCGGAACACGTCCACCGCGGCGAGGGCGTAGGCGAGGAGCCCGGCCAGCAGGAACGCCACCGCCAGGCCCTTGATGAACCCCGCGCCGGGCGCGTGGGCAAGCAGCATCAACAGCGCCGTTCCGATGGACCACAGGAACAGCACGGCCAGGGACGCCCCCTCGGCCGGCCGGCCGATCCGGATGTGTCCGAGGCCGGGGAACAGCAGCGACCGCTTCGCGGCGGCCCGGGGGTCAACGCCCGGACGCTGGAGGCGATCCTCGAACAGCCGGGTGAAGGGGGTCCCGCAGGCCGGGCAACTGTTCAGCTCGAGGTCGTTCGTGGCTCCGCATACGGGACAGTTCCACACGGGCCGCTTGGCCGGGGCGGGCTGAGCCTCGGAGCCGCCCACGAGGAGCTCGGGACCCGAGTTGGCCCGAGCGAGCGGGGGACCGGGCTCCACCGGCACGGGCGGAGGGGGCGCCTTCGGGAAGACCAGGGCCGGCGAGGCCCCCGACGCCTCGGGGGCGTGCCCGTTGGTGGGCGGTTCCCATACCGCCTCGAACACCCTAGTCACCGGCTGGACGGCTCGCTCGCCGCCACCGGCCGGGACCGGCGGGCCGGGACGCTCGACCGCCCTGACGTGTCCGGATCGGGTCCGGAGCGGCTCGTAGCACTGCGAGCACCACTCGGCGTCGGGCGCCGCGAGGGCGCCGCAGGCCGGGCAACGGAGCTTGGGCTGCTCGCTCACGCCGGCAACCCCTCTGACCCCGGCAACGGCTGCAACGCATGCAACGCGACCATGGCCGAGCGGAGGCCGGCGCGCACGGCGAGGATGCGGCGCTCCCGCCACCGGCCGGCCGATTCCACGTTCACGATGCCGTTCACCACGGTGCCTTCCTTGTAGGGCTCCAGGAACCACTCCACGTGGCCCGAGAACCCCTGGCCTGCCACCTGCACGAACAGGCCGACACCGGGCCGGACGTCCGTCGCCTCGACGGCGACGGAGCCGAGCCCCGGCAGCACCAGCCTGCCCTCCGGACGTTGCTTCGCCCCCGGCCACCAGCGGGGATATCCCGCCGGGTCCGCGAGCACCTCGAAGACGCGAGCCGGTGGCGAGCCCACGAAGCCCTGGTCGGCCGTGGCCCACCGATTCGGTCCTCCCCGTTTGTTTCGGCGCATCACCGCCGGCGCAAAAGCCACAGACGGTAAATCGCCAGGAGGCCCACCAGGACCACGAACACGATCCAGAAGCTACCGGAGTGGGGGCATCCCGGTCCGGTGCAGGGCCCCGGACTGGTCGTGACGGTGGGCGACGGCGTGGTGGTCGGCGAGAGGGTCGCGGGCTGAGCGAGCGCCAGGGCCGGGGCCAGCAGGAACCCCGCCACCAGGGTCAGCAGGAGCATGAGCCGACGGCCCAGCAGGACCACGGATGCAGTCTCCCACCTCGTCCCCAAGCGTACAGGGCTACGCGTAGAGGGACTCGATGTCCTCCTCGTACTTCACGATGATGGCCCGCCTTCGGACCTTCAGGGTCGGCGTGATCTCGTCCAGCTCCTGCATGAAGTCTCGAGGCAGGATCCGCCAGCGCTTGATGCCCTCGGCCCGAGAGAACTCCGCGTTCACCGCCGCCACCGCGGCGGCGATGGCCTCCTCCACTGCCGGGTCGCCCGCCAGGGCCTCCTGGTCGGTGGCGGCGAGGCCCTTCTCCTCGGCGAACTTCGACAGCGCTTCCTGGTCCAGCGTGATCAGCGCGGTCAGGTAGGGACGGCGGTCCCCCACCACCACGGCCTGGGAGATCAGCGGGTGGTACTTGAGGGCGTTCTCGAGCTCTTGGGGCGCCACGTTCTTGCCCGAGGCCGTGATGATGAGGTCCTTCTTCCGGTCGGTGATGGTGAGGTAGCCGTCCTGGTCCAGCACGCCGACGTCGCCGGTGTGCATCCAGCCGCCCTCCAGCATCTCCACGGTGGCTGCCTCGTCCTTGAAGTAGCCCCGGAACACGTTCCCGCCTCGCACCAGGATCTCGCCGTCGCCGGCGATCCGGACCTCCACGCCGGGGATGGGCGGGCCGACGGTGCCGATCACGATGCGGTCCTTGGGGTTCAGCGAGGTGGGTCCGGTCCCCTCCGTCTGGCCGTAGACCTCCGCGATGGGGATGCCAACGGCGTGGAAGAACTTCAGGATCTCGGCGTTGATGGGAGCCGCGCCGGACACGAAGAAGTTGCACTGGTCGAGCCCCAGCGCGACCCGCAGCGGATGGAACATCTTCTCCTCCGCCTCGTGCAGCCCGTGCTGCATCTCCTCCACCACCTCGTCGCCGGCCTGCCGCATCTCGACGACGGCCTTCGAGATGTAGATGGCTCCCTCGGCGGCCCCCCGCTGCTCCTCCGGCAGGGTGGCCAGCTTCGCGTTGATGCCGGCGTAGAACTTCTCCCACACCCGGGGGACGGCGAAGAACACCGTGGGCCGGCAGTCCGCGAGGTCGCGGGCCACGGTATCCAGGCTCTCCGCGAACCACACCTCACACCCGATGTAGGCCTGCGCGAACTCCGAGGTCATGCGCTCGGCGATGTGGCTGAGGGGGAGGTAGGACAGGCGCCGGCCGGTTCCATGCTGCTCCTGGAACACCTGGAGCAGCGAACCGCTGGTCCACACCACGTTGGCGTGGGTGAGCATCGCGCCCTTGGGGGGACCGGTGGTGCCGGAGGTGTACACGATGGTGGCCACGTCCTCCGGAGCGGCGGATTGCCAGCGCTCGTCGTACAGGCCGGGTTGCTCGGCGTCCAGGGCCCGGCCGCGTTCGCGCAGGGTGGGCAGCGACAGGACGAGGCCGTCCGGCGACTCCGGATACTCGTCGGTGAACACCACGTGCTGGAGGGCGGGCAGGTCCGGGCGGACCTTCTCGACCTTGCGCAGCTGCTCCTCGGTGTCCACGAAGATGACCTTCGCCTCGGCGTGGCCGGCGATGTAGGCCACCTGTTGGGGGGAGTTGGTCGTGTAGATGGGGGCGCTCCGGGCAGCCGCCGCGAGCGTGGCGTAGTCGGCGATGTGCCACTCGGGACGGTTCGACGACAGGATGCACACCGCGTCGCCGGGCTGCACGCCCAGTGCGATCAGGCCGAGGGCGCTCTCGCGGACGGCCCGGCCATATTGGTTCCAGGTGAACTCCTGCCAGCCTTCCGGCCCGCGGCCCCGCATGGCCGTGCGGTCCCCGAGGCCCTCGACCTGGTCGTGGAATCGCTTCGTGATGGTGTCGCCCGGCATGGCGTGATCCCCCCTTGTGGTTGCGCTTCGCCTATCGTGACGCTTCGGCCAGCCATCGCGCCAGTCGTCCGGTGAGGCGGGGCCAGGTGAACCAGCGATCCACCCGAGCCCGGCCGGCCTTCCCCAGGTCGGCAGCCCTCGCGGGGTCGGACAGCAGCGCCGCCACGGCCTCCGCCACGGCCCCCTCGTGCCGTCCGTCCACCACCAGGCCGGTCTCGCCGTCCTGGACGGCCTCGGCCGCGCCGCCGGAGTCCCCCGCCACCACCGGCTTTCCCGTCGCGGCGGCCTCCAGGAACACGATGCCGAACCCCTCGACCTCCAGGCCGGCCAGGCGGGAGCGGCAGGGCATGGCGAACACGTCCCCCGCGGCGTAGTGGGCGGGCAGGTCGGCGTCGGGGACCTCCCCGGCGAAGGCCACCGAGCCCGGCGGCAACCCGGCGGCGAGCCCCTCCAGCCGCGGCCGGTCCGGACCGCCCCCCACGATCAGCAGGACGGCATCCGGGACTCGACGGAGGATCCGGGGCATGGCCCGGATGAGCACGTCCTGGCCCTTCCGCGGGACCAGCCGGGACACGCACACCACCAGGGGGCGGTCGCCGAGCCCGTGGGCGCGACGGACGTCCTGGCCGGACACATCGGGCCGGAACCG contains:
- a CDS encoding zinc finger Ran-binding domain-containing protein; translation: MSEQPKLRCPACGALAAPDAEWCSQCYEPLRTRSGHVRAVERPGPPVPAGGGERAVQPVTRVFEAVWEPPTNGHAPEASGASPALVFPKAPPPPVPVEPGPPLARANSGPELLVGGSEAQPAPAKRPVWNCPVCGATNDLELNSCPACGTPFTRLFEDRLQRPGVDPRAAAKRSLLFPGLGHIRIGRPAEGASLAVLFLWSIGTALLMLLAHAPGAGFIKGLAVAFLLAGLLAYALAAVDVFRRASGERAILSPRLLLYGTAGLVILSVGSLFIVVLRATHPH
- a CDS encoding long-chain fatty acid--CoA ligase, with product MRGRGPEGWQEFTWNQYGRAVRESALGLIALGVQPGDAVCILSSNRPEWHIADYATLAAAARSAPIYTTNSPQQVAYIAGHAEAKVIFVDTEEQLRKVEKVRPDLPALQHVVFTDEYPESPDGLVLSLPTLRERGRALDAEQPGLYDERWQSAAPEDVATIVYTSGTTGPPKGAMLTHANVVWTSGSLLQVFQEQHGTGRRLSYLPLSHIAERMTSEFAQAYIGCEVWFAESLDTVARDLADCRPTVFFAVPRVWEKFYAGINAKLATLPEEQRGAAEGAIYISKAVVEMRQAGDEVVEEMQHGLHEAEEKMFHPLRVALGLDQCNFFVSGAAPINAEILKFFHAVGIPIAEVYGQTEGTGPTSLNPKDRIVIGTVGPPIPGVEVRIAGDGEILVRGGNVFRGYFKDEAATVEMLEGGWMHTGDVGVLDQDGYLTITDRKKDLIITASGKNVAPQELENALKYHPLISQAVVVGDRRPYLTALITLDQEALSKFAEEKGLAATDQEALAGDPAVEEAIAAAVAAVNAEFSRAEGIKRWRILPRDFMQELDEITPTLKVRRRAIIVKYEEDIESLYA
- a CDS encoding glycosyltransferase family 4 protein, translating into MEVPRTLVVTNDFPPRVGGVQQYVFNVVRHLPPERVAVVAPNWPGWREHDAALPFPVYRFPPTFLWPTGELAAKVRSVARENGSEVVLFGHGLPLGLLGPGLERRGLPYVVATHGAEYWFALLPGLATGLRVATSRASRVLAISRFTARVVRTAVPLRVPVSLLPPGVDPERFRPDVSGQDVRRAHGLGDRPLVVCVSRLVPRKGQDVLIRAMPRILRRVPDAVLLIVGGGPDRPRLEGLAAGLPPGSVAFAGEVPDADLPAHYAAGDVFAMPCRSRLAGLEVEGFGIVFLEAAATGKPVVAGDSGGAAEAVQDGETGLVVDGRHEGAVAEAVAALLSDPARAADLGKAGRARVDRWFTWPRLTGRLARWLAEASR